From one Flavobacterium kingsejongi genomic stretch:
- a CDS encoding IS256 family transposase yields the protein MIEDGKLPKDFAKQFKNKEDFHTFFQDLYKQGIEQLLQGELDAHLGYEKHNIDGYNTGNSRNGSFSKNIKSETLGNMVLAIPRDRNGEFEPQVIGKGQSMSEKIEDAILGMYSRGMTRSDIVEQVKEVYGISVSESTISTISDRILADVDLWTKRALEPQYLIVWMDAVHMKVRTDGKYENHAIYIVIGLKTDGKKEVLGMWLNKEESASFWMTVLSDIKSRGVKDILIACTDNLTGFTKAIRGVFPNTESQLCIVHQIRNSLKFVVVKDRKAFCSAMKEVYTAINQEEAVLALAEFKKNWEAKYKYAVCSWEKNWENLMPFLAYPAEIRKIMYTTNTIENLNRGIRKYTKTKVQFPDEKSVKKSVYLAIQNCEKSWINAIPSWGLIMNQFLVIFGERCNIKH from the coding sequence ATGATCGAAGATGGTAAATTACCCAAAGATTTTGCAAAGCAATTTAAAAACAAAGAAGACTTCCATACTTTTTTTCAAGACCTGTATAAACAAGGCATTGAACAGCTACTCCAGGGAGAATTGGATGCTCATCTGGGATATGAGAAGCATAATATTGACGGATACAATACAGGCAATAGCCGTAATGGTTCTTTCTCAAAGAATATAAAATCAGAGACTTTGGGCAATATGGTCCTGGCTATTCCCCGGGATAGAAATGGTGAATTCGAGCCTCAGGTCATCGGAAAAGGCCAATCGATGAGTGAAAAGATTGAAGATGCTATTTTAGGAATGTACAGTCGTGGAATGACCCGTAGTGATATTGTAGAACAAGTTAAAGAAGTTTATGGGATATCAGTAAGTGAGTCCACGATTTCGACCATCTCTGATAGAATACTGGCTGATGTTGATTTATGGACTAAAAGGGCTTTAGAACCACAGTATCTGATTGTTTGGATGGATGCTGTGCATATGAAAGTAAGAACAGATGGGAAATATGAAAACCATGCAATTTACATTGTAATCGGACTAAAAACAGATGGTAAGAAAGAAGTATTAGGAATGTGGCTAAATAAAGAAGAGTCGGCTTCATTTTGGATGACTGTACTCTCTGACATAAAATCTCGTGGAGTAAAGGATATTCTCATTGCCTGTACAGATAACCTTACCGGATTTACAAAAGCTATCAGAGGTGTTTTTCCAAATACAGAATCCCAGCTTTGCATTGTTCATCAAATAAGGAATAGCCTTAAGTTTGTAGTAGTTAAGGATAGAAAAGCATTTTGCAGTGCAATGAAAGAAGTATATACTGCAATAAATCAGGAAGAAGCCGTTTTAGCTCTGGCTGAATTTAAAAAAAACTGGGAAGCAAAATATAAATATGCCGTTTGCTCCTGGGAAAAGAATTGGGAAAATCTCATGCCTTTTTTGGCCTATCCTGCTGAAATCAGGAAAATAATGTACACCACAAATACAATAGAAAACTTAAACAGGGGAATTAGAAAATATACCAAAACAAAAGTGCAGTTCCCAGATGAAAAAAGCGTCAAGAAATCAGTCTATTTAGCAATACAAAATTGTGAAAAAAGCTGGATAAATGCAATACCAAGCTGGGGATTAATCATGAATCAGTTCTTGGTCATATTTGGAGAAAGGTGTAATATTAAACACTAA